From a region of the Odoribacter splanchnicus DSM 20712 genome:
- a CDS encoding DUF58 domain-containing protein produces METSELLKRVRKIEIKTRGLSKNIFAGEYHSAFKGRGMTFSEVREYQYGDDIRNIDWNVTARHNRPYVKIFEEERELTVMLMIDVSASRNFGTISKLKKNQITEIAAVLAFSAIQNNDKIGVIFFSDKIEKFIPPKKGRTHILHIIRELIDFYPEDKQTDIEQALEYMTNSIKKRCTCFVISDFIDEHDFAHALAIANRKHDVVALRVYDPRENQLPPVGMMYLRDAETGEQMWVDTSDKKLREAYEKYAFVREKELDAIFKRSGVDVANIRSDEDYVRALITLFKKRA; encoded by the coding sequence ATGGAAACTTCTGAATTGTTAAAGCGGGTCCGGAAGATAGAGATTAAAACCCGGGGCTTGTCCAAAAATATTTTTGCCGGCGAATATCATTCTGCCTTTAAGGGGAGAGGTATGACTTTCAGTGAGGTAAGAGAATATCAGTACGGCGACGATATCCGGAATATCGACTGGAATGTGACTGCCCGCCACAACCGTCCTTATGTGAAGATCTTCGAGGAAGAACGGGAGTTGACGGTCATGTTGATGATCGATGTAAGTGCCTCCCGTAATTTCGGGACTATTTCGAAACTGAAGAAAAACCAGATTACCGAAATTGCTGCAGTGCTTGCTTTTTCTGCAATCCAGAATAACGATAAGATCGGGGTGATTTTCTTCTCGGATAAGATCGAGAAATTTATTCCTCCGAAGAAGGGAAGAACACATATCTTGCATATTATTCGCGAACTGATCGATTTCTATCCGGAAGATAAACAGACCGATATCGAACAGGCATTGGAATATATGACCAATTCGATCAAGAAACGGTGTACCTGTTTTGTTATTTCCGATTTTATCGACGAGCACGATTTTGCCCATGCTTTGGCTATCGCTAACCGGAAACACGATGTTGTCGCCCTGAGGGTATACGACCCCCGGGAAAATCAATTGCCTCCGGTCGGGATGATGTACCTGAGGGATGCCGAAACCGGAGAACAGATGTGGGTGGATACTTCCGATAAAAAGCTGAGGGAAGCGTATGAAAAATATGCTTTTGTCCGCGAAAAGGAACTGGATGCAATCTTCAAACGTTCGGGAGTCGATGTCGCTAATATCCGTTCCGACGAAGACTACGTCAGGGCTTTAATCACTTTGTTTAAGAAAAGGGCTTAA
- a CDS encoding RNA polymerase sigma factor, protein MSIYRDFELFFKENYSRFYFFAYQMIGEREICRDIVSDSFESIWSVILSGNKERELNWSKYMYSLVRNKCVDYIRHETAKGRYADFYLHMFGNEEEEETDDETERQIEIMYHMLSEFTPQTARILELCYFQKKTYNEAAEELHISASAVKKHIVGALKAFRTRLKEP, encoded by the coding sequence TTGAGTATATATAGAGACTTTGAGTTGTTCTTTAAAGAGAATTATTCCCGCTTTTACTTTTTCGCCTATCAGATGATCGGTGAAAGAGAAATATGCCGCGACATCGTGTCCGACTCATTCGAATCGATATGGAGCGTTATCTTGTCCGGAAATAAAGAACGGGAACTCAACTGGAGCAAGTACATGTATTCGCTCGTACGCAACAAATGTGTGGATTACATCCGCCACGAGACGGCTAAAGGGCGTTATGCCGATTTCTATCTGCACATGTTCGGCAATGAGGAAGAGGAGGAAACCGACGATGAGACTGAACGGCAAATCGAAATCATGTACCACATGCTGTCGGAGTTCACGCCACAAACCGCACGAATATTGGAATTGTGTTATTTTCAGAAAAAAACATATAACGAAGCGGCCGAGGAACTTCATATCAGCGCCAGTGCTGTGAAGAAGCATATTGTGGGTGCTCTGAAGGCTTTTAGAACACGCCTCAAAGAGCCGTAA
- a CDS encoding AAA family ATPase, translated as MDTVDIKALNERIQQESSFVDMINMEMNKVIVGQKHLVEGLLIGMLSNGHILLEGVPGLAKTLAINTLATTIDAKFSRIQFTPDLLPADVIGTMIYSQKREEFVVKQGPIFANFILADEINRAPAKVQSALLEAMQERQVTIGDMTYRLPEPFLVMATQNPIEQEGTYPLPEAQVDRFMLKVVIDYPKKEEEKLIVRQNMEKAFPKASTILKPEDIIRAREVVKDVYMDEKIEKYIIDIVFATRFPQEAGLDKFVSMIAYGGSPRASISLAKAAKAYAFIKRRGYVIPEDVRAVCHDVLRHRIGLTYEAEANNITSEDIINEILNAVEVP; from the coding sequence ATGGATACTGTTGATATCAAAGCATTGAATGAACGCATACAGCAGGAAAGCTCTTTTGTGGACATGATCAACATGGAGATGAACAAAGTCATCGTTGGTCAGAAACATTTGGTTGAAGGACTTCTGATCGGGATGCTTTCCAACGGGCACATTTTATTGGAAGGTGTTCCCGGCCTGGCAAAAACCTTGGCCATCAATACGCTGGCAACTACGATTGATGCGAAATTCAGTCGTATTCAGTTTACCCCCGATCTTTTGCCTGCCGATGTGATCGGTACGATGATTTATTCTCAGAAGAGAGAAGAGTTTGTGGTAAAACAAGGACCGATTTTTGCGAACTTCATTCTGGCGGATGAAATCAACCGTGCTCCGGCAAAAGTACAGTCTGCTTTATTGGAAGCGATGCAGGAACGTCAGGTGACGATCGGAGATATGACCTATCGTTTGCCCGAGCCTTTCCTGGTTATGGCCACCCAGAATCCGATCGAACAGGAAGGTACCTATCCGTTACCTGAAGCCCAGGTCGACCGTTTTATGCTGAAAGTAGTGATCGATTACCCCAAAAAAGAAGAAGAAAAGCTGATCGTTCGTCAGAATATGGAGAAAGCCTTCCCTAAGGCATCTACTATTCTGAAACCCGAAGATATCATTCGTGCCCGTGAAGTAGTGAAGGATGTATACATGGATGAGAAAATTGAAAAATACATCATCGATATTGTTTTTGCCACCCGTTTTCCGCAGGAAGCCGGGCTCGACAAGTTTGTCAGCATGATCGCTTACGGAGGTTCGCCGCGTGCCAGCATCAGTTTGGCCAAGGCTGCCAAAGCGTACGCTTTCATCAAACGTCGTGGTTATGTCATCCCCGAAGATGTACGGGCGGTATGTCATGATGTTTTGCGTCACCGTATCGGCCTGACTTATGAGGCTGAAGCCAATAACATTACCAGTGAGGATATTATCAACGAGATCCTGAATGCCGTAGAGGTTCCATAG
- a CDS encoding BatD family protein, translating to MAMRQIGLIILLFFTSLAYAQNVEFKASAPSVVAVGEQFKLEYTLNKEGDNLKVPTLEGFDLLMGPSVGQSFYSSNINGKMTQNVTFSYTYILEGTKKGTFQIPGATVIIDGKEYTSNALKIEVVEGSRNSNGNQAATNRPVQPDANATVNDNNLFVKVEVSRRSLYMGESLMATIKVYTKVDLVNLGRTKFPDFNGFLAEEVPTPQRIELVREAVDGQIYNVGTIRKVLLYPQHTGEITIEPFELECIVRQRLANGGRSFFDEFFGNYKDVRAMRRSKPVTIQVKELPQLGKPAGFGGTVGNVTMATSLSADTVNANDAITYKVTFRGTGNLKLLKAPTINFPLDFEVYDPKESRDLNITENGMAGSVSFEYLIIPRYSGDYKIPAIRFSYFDSQSNTYKTIAGAEYNIHVRKGADKGQVETSTGNQVKSFKKEDVRKVGEDIRYLKTEGLNLKAAGVRFFGTTLYWLALLIPFVLFVVGAVLNRRRIKANADIVRVKNKAANKMARKRLKVAASAMKNHNAEQFYDEVLKALWGYMSYKLNIDRAELNRDNISEILQSKGVEEDRIKEFIAVLDTCEYARYAPGSNSDQEMGKVYTDSIDVITKLDKAIR from the coding sequence ATGGCAATGAGACAAATCGGATTAATCATATTGTTATTTTTCACTTCACTGGCTTACGCCCAAAATGTAGAATTCAAGGCTTCTGCTCCTTCTGTAGTTGCCGTCGGTGAGCAGTTTAAGTTGGAATATACCCTGAATAAAGAAGGGGACAATCTTAAAGTGCCTACCCTGGAAGGATTCGACCTGCTGATGGGACCTTCCGTAGGACAATCTTTTTATTCATCGAATATCAATGGGAAAATGACGCAGAATGTCACTTTCTCCTATACCTATATTTTGGAAGGAACTAAAAAAGGTACTTTTCAGATTCCCGGAGCGACAGTGATTATCGATGGAAAAGAATATACATCCAATGCTCTGAAAATAGAGGTCGTCGAAGGTAGTCGTAATTCAAACGGTAATCAGGCGGCGACAAACCGGCCGGTGCAGCCGGATGCCAATGCTACGGTCAATGACAATAACCTGTTCGTTAAAGTCGAGGTCAGTCGGCGTAGCCTGTATATGGGAGAAAGTCTGATGGCTACGATTAAAGTGTATACAAAGGTCGATCTGGTCAATCTGGGCAGAACTAAATTTCCGGATTTCAACGGATTTCTGGCCGAAGAAGTACCCACGCCGCAACGTATCGAATTGGTTCGGGAAGCGGTGGACGGGCAGATTTACAATGTCGGAACTATCCGGAAAGTATTGTTGTATCCGCAACATACCGGAGAGATTACGATCGAGCCTTTCGAGTTGGAATGTATTGTCCGTCAGCGTTTAGCTAACGGAGGCCGTAGTTTCTTCGACGAGTTTTTCGGTAATTACAAAGATGTCCGGGCGATGCGGAGAAGTAAACCGGTCACTATTCAGGTGAAAGAACTTCCTCAGCTTGGGAAACCTGCCGGTTTTGGCGGAACGGTAGGGAATGTAACGATGGCCACCTCCCTTTCGGCGGATACGGTGAATGCCAATGATGCGATCACTTATAAAGTGACTTTCCGCGGAACGGGCAACCTGAAGTTATTAAAAGCACCGACGATTAATTTCCCCCTGGATTTCGAAGTGTATGATCCGAAAGAATCCAGAGATCTGAATATTACGGAAAATGGCATGGCGGGTAGTGTTTCTTTTGAATACCTGATCATCCCCCGTTATTCCGGAGACTATAAGATTCCGGCCATTCGGTTTTCTTATTTCGATTCACAATCGAACACTTACAAGACCATTGCGGGGGCTGAATACAATATCCATGTCAGAAAAGGAGCCGATAAAGGGCAGGTGGAAACTTCGACCGGTAATCAGGTAAAGTCGTTCAAGAAAGAAGATGTCCGTAAAGTGGGTGAAGATATCCGTTACCTGAAAACGGAGGGATTGAATCTGAAGGCTGCCGGGGTACGTTTCTTCGGAACTACCTTATACTGGTTGGCTTTATTGATTCCGTTCGTATTGTTCGTTGTCGGTGCAGTCTTGAACCGCCGGAGAATCAAAGCGAATGCCGATATAGTCCGGGTGAAGAATAAAGCGGCCAACAAGATGGCCCGCAAACGCCTCAAAGTGGCTGCCAGCGCGATGAAAAATCACAATGCAGAGCAATTCTACGATGAAGTATTGAAAGCCCTTTGGGGATATATGAGTTATAAACTGAATATCGACCGTGCCGAACTGAACCGGGATAATATCAGTGAAATTCTCCAGTCGAAAGGAGTAGAGGAAGACAGAATCAAGGAATTTATCGCTGTATTGGATACTTGTGAATATGCCCGTTATGCTCCCGGAAGTAATTCCGATCAGGAAATGGGGAAAGTATATACAGATAGTATTGATGTGATTACAAAGCTGGATAAAGCCATCCGGTGA
- a CDS encoding SH3 domain-containing protein, whose protein sequence is MKKILLILPVLLISLCALAAIDPQSEKQAEEFYREGKYNEAAEIYRKLRAGGMESAILYYNLGNCYYKLGENTQAILNYERALLLDPSDASARYNLKMAQQAIVDKIEVLPELFLVRWYKGFVGYFSADQWGYISVTLFILFLVMAALFFYSPSVGIKKTGFVVGIIAFFLTVGTMFFAMQQDKKVTDREYAIITTPSVTVKGAPDNSGTSLFLIHEGLKVRVVGQLGDWYNIRMADGNEGWVAKGDLEKI, encoded by the coding sequence ATGAAAAAGATATTGTTGATATTGCCGGTTTTACTGATAAGTTTGTGTGCCTTAGCCGCTATTGATCCGCAATCGGAGAAACAGGCAGAGGAATTTTACCGGGAGGGAAAATACAATGAAGCAGCTGAAATATACCGGAAATTGAGGGCCGGTGGCATGGAATCGGCTATCTTATATTATAATCTGGGTAATTGTTATTATAAACTGGGAGAGAATACGCAGGCCATATTGAATTATGAACGGGCCTTATTATTAGACCCCTCGGATGCTTCTGCCCGCTACAACCTGAAAATGGCCCAGCAAGCTATCGTAGACAAAATCGAAGTGTTGCCCGAATTGTTTCTGGTGAGGTGGTACAAAGGGTTTGTCGGTTATTTTTCCGCCGATCAGTGGGGATATATCTCGGTTACTCTCTTTATCCTCTTTTTGGTAATGGCAGCTTTATTTTTCTATTCTCCTTCGGTCGGTATCAAAAAGACTGGTTTTGTCGTGGGGATTATAGCCTTTTTCCTGACTGTCGGGACGATGTTTTTTGCTATGCAGCAGGATAAGAAAGTCACCGACAGAGAGTATGCGATTATTACAACTCCGAGTGTGACGGTAAAAGGTGCGCCGGATAATAGCGGTACGAGCCTGTTTTTGATTCACGAAGGGCTGAAAGTCCGTGTCGTAGGCCAATTGGGGGATTGGTACAATATCCGGATGGCAGACGGCAATGAAGGATGGGTAGCAAAAGGAGATCTGGAAAAGATCTGA
- a CDS encoding vWA domain-containing protein → MFGFEFANPKYFLLLILLVPMIVWYILKEKKSHADLQFSSLQAFKGIKHSGRIWWRHVLFVLELLAIILLVTALARPQSSNSWQTYTSEGIDIALALDVSTSMLARDFTPDRLEAAKEVATKFILERPQDKIGLVVFAGESFTQCPLTTDQAVLVNLLREVKSGMIQDGTAIGLGLANAVNRLKDSPGKSKVVILLTDGINNQGAIAPVTAAELAKAFGIRVYTIGVGTYGEAPYPVPTPFGVQLQNMPVEIDEGVLQQIANVTGGKYFRATDNDKLQQIYSEIDQLEKSKIEVKHFSKKNEQYFIFGLLGMCLLIAQAVLKYTLLRKIP, encoded by the coding sequence ATGTTTGGATTCGAATTTGCAAACCCGAAATATTTCCTGTTATTGATACTTTTAGTACCAATGATCGTCTGGTATATCCTGAAGGAAAAAAAGTCGCATGCTGATTTACAGTTTTCTTCATTACAGGCGTTTAAGGGGATCAAACATTCCGGCCGGATCTGGTGGCGGCATGTTTTGTTCGTATTGGAATTGCTTGCCATTATCTTATTGGTGACGGCCTTGGCTCGTCCGCAGTCCAGTAATAGCTGGCAAACTTATACCAGTGAAGGTATCGATATCGCACTGGCTCTGGACGTTTCCACGAGTATGCTGGCCCGTGACTTTACGCCCGACCGTTTAGAGGCGGCTAAAGAGGTGGCTACGAAATTTATCCTCGAACGTCCTCAGGATAAAATCGGATTGGTGGTTTTTGCCGGCGAGAGCTTTACTCAGTGTCCGTTGACTACCGATCAGGCTGTATTGGTCAATCTACTCCGGGAGGTGAAAAGCGGTATGATCCAGGATGGAACGGCGATCGGTCTGGGTTTGGCTAATGCGGTCAACCGGTTGAAAGATAGCCCCGGTAAATCGAAAGTGGTGATTTTGTTGACAGACGGTATCAATAATCAGGGAGCGATAGCACCTGTCACGGCTGCCGAATTAGCTAAAGCTTTCGGTATCCGGGTATATACGATCGGAGTCGGAACCTATGGCGAAGCTCCTTATCCTGTTCCCACTCCCTTCGGCGTGCAATTGCAGAATATGCCTGTGGAAATCGACGAAGGGGTATTACAACAGATTGCTAACGTGACCGGCGGTAAATATTTCCGGGCGACGGATAACGATAAATTACAGCAGATCTATTCCGAGATCGATCAGTTGGAGAAAAGTAAGATAGAAGTGAAACATTTCAGTAAAAAGAATGAACAGTATTTTATTTTCGGTTTGCTGGGTATGTGTTTACTGATTGCACAGGCAGTTCTGAAGTATACTCTTTTAAGGAAAATACCGTAA
- a CDS encoding tetratricopeptide repeat protein produces MVKSMIITVVTLLAAWPAIAQQERKFIREGNELFEKQDFEKAEVEYRKAADKKANSFEAAFNMADALYKQKKYDEALEQFSALAKQETDKERLGEIYHNIGNTLLAMEKTDESIEAYKNSLRNRPASEQTKYNLEFARHKQQQDQQNQDQNKDQNKDQNKDQNKDNQDQNKDQNQDQQDQNKDQQDQNKDRQDQNKDQQNKDQQDQNKDQQNKDRQDQNKDQQNKNDQNKDQQQQHPQQQQGKISKEDAERLLEALQNDEKNVQEKVQKQKAQEQKAKKMKIEKDW; encoded by the coding sequence ATGGTAAAGTCTATGATAATAACGGTGGTGACCTTGTTGGCTGCATGGCCCGCTATTGCTCAGCAAGAACGGAAATTTATCCGGGAAGGAAACGAATTATTCGAAAAACAGGATTTCGAAAAGGCTGAGGTGGAATATCGTAAAGCTGCCGATAAAAAGGCAAATTCATTTGAAGCGGCTTTTAATATGGCCGATGCTTTATATAAGCAGAAAAAGTACGATGAAGCTCTGGAACAGTTTTCTGCTTTGGCAAAACAAGAAACCGATAAAGAACGGTTGGGCGAAATTTATCATAATATCGGGAATACTTTGTTAGCGATGGAGAAAACCGACGAGAGCATCGAAGCGTATAAAAACTCATTAAGGAATCGTCCGGCTTCTGAACAAACGAAATATAACCTGGAATTTGCACGCCATAAACAACAACAGGATCAACAGAATCAGGATCAGAACAAGGACCAGAATAAAGATCAAAACAAAGATCAGAACAAGGATAATCAAGACCAAAATAAGGACCAAAACCAGGATCAGCAAGATCAGAATAAAGATCAACAGGATCAGAATAAAGACCGTCAAGATCAGAACAAAGATCAACAAAATAAGGATCAGCAAGATCAGAACAAAGACCAGCAAAATAAAGACCGTCAAGATCAGAATAAAGACCAGCAGAATAAAAATGATCAGAATAAAGACCAGCAACAACAACACCCTCAGCAACAGCAGGGTAAGATTTCTAAGGAGGATGCGGAACGTTTGTTAGAGGCTTTGCAGAACGATGAAAAGAATGTTCAGGAAAAAGTGCAGAAACAAAAAGCACAGGAACAGAAAGCAAAGAAAATGAAAATCGAAAAAGATTGGTAA
- a CDS encoding vWA domain-containing protein, which yields MFRFAHPELLYLLIVIPLLIVFYVVMIRRKKKAIAEFGNPELLGPLMPLLSFKRGTWKFVMLMLALLFVIVGVAGPQFGSKLQQVKKKGVELMIALDVSNSMMAQDIKPSRLEKAKMAISRMVEKLSNDKIGLIVFAGDAYVQLPITTDYSSAKLFLSNISTDIVPVQGTAIGSAIDLAARSFTPETETSKAIIVITDGENHQDDAVAAAKQAHEKGIVIHTIGMGLEQGAPIPEKGKPGQFMQDAQGNVVISKLDEQTLQDIAKAGEGLYIRASNTEVGLNRLLDEVNRMEKSLLEERVYSDYAEKYQYFLLVGLFFIFVEFMILGRKNKHFMKINLFKR from the coding sequence ATGTTTAGATTTGCACATCCTGAATTATTATATCTCTTGATTGTTATCCCACTGTTGATTGTTTTTTATGTGGTGATGATCCGACGAAAAAAGAAGGCGATAGCAGAATTCGGTAATCCGGAATTACTCGGGCCTTTGATGCCTCTTTTATCGTTCAAGCGGGGCACGTGGAAGTTCGTTATGCTGATGCTGGCCTTATTGTTTGTCATTGTCGGAGTGGCAGGCCCTCAGTTCGGTTCGAAACTGCAGCAGGTGAAGAAAAAAGGTGTAGAGTTGATGATCGCTCTCGACGTTTCCAATTCGATGATGGCACAGGATATCAAACCCAGTCGTTTGGAAAAAGCTAAGATGGCCATTTCCCGGATGGTAGAGAAATTATCGAACGATAAGATCGGTTTGATTGTATTTGCGGGGGATGCTTATGTGCAATTACCTATTACTACCGATTATTCTTCGGCCAAGCTTTTCCTGTCGAATATCAGTACGGATATCGTACCGGTACAGGGGACGGCTATCGGGAGTGCGATCGATCTGGCCGCCCGGTCGTTTACACCGGAAACCGAGACGTCCAAAGCGATTATTGTCATCACGGACGGAGAAAACCATCAGGATGATGCGGTTGCGGCTGCTAAGCAAGCCCATGAAAAAGGAATCGTAATCCATACCATAGGGATGGGATTGGAACAGGGTGCTCCGATCCCGGAGAAAGGAAAACCCGGACAATTTATGCAGGACGCACAGGGGAATGTAGTCATCTCCAAACTGGACGAACAAACTTTGCAGGATATAGCTAAAGCCGGAGAGGGGCTGTATATCCGGGCCAGCAATACCGAAGTCGGACTTAACCGGCTCCTGGACGAAGTCAATCGTATGGAGAAAAGCTTGCTTGAAGAGCGGGTATATAGTGATTATGCCGAGAAGTACCAGTACTTCCTGTTGGTGGGGTTGTTTTTCATCTTTGTGGAGTTTATGATTCTGGGCAGAAAGAATAAACATTTTATGAAGATCAATCTTTTCAAACGCTAA
- a CDS encoding cold-shock protein — MARPQTFSKKENEKKKQARRLEKQNRKEERKLSGNTNSFEDMIAYVDENGRITSTPPETNHKKEEINHEEIVISTPRQESPEVRKGRVEYFNVSKGYGFIKDLSGTEKYFFHVSNALSELVENAIVIFDLERGKRGMNAINICISERTAD; from the coding sequence ATGGCAAGACCACAGACATTCAGTAAGAAAGAAAACGAGAAGAAAAAACAAGCCCGGAGATTAGAAAAACAAAACCGGAAAGAAGAAAGAAAACTATCCGGTAATACGAATAGTTTTGAAGATATGATAGCCTATGTCGATGAAAATGGCCGGATTACTTCGACACCTCCGGAAACGAATCATAAAAAGGAAGAGATAAACCATGAAGAAATTGTGATCTCGACTCCCAGACAAGAATCTCCTGAGGTCCGTAAAGGGCGGGTAGAGTATTTTAATGTTTCGAAGGGGTATGGTTTTATTAAGGATCTGTCAGGAACTGAAAAATATTTTTTTCATGTGAGCAACGCTCTTTCCGAACTTGTAGAAAATGCCATCGTTATTTTCGACTTGGAGCGTGGTAAAAGAGGTATGAATGCCATTAATATTTGTATCTCGGAACGAACAGCCGATTAA
- a CDS encoding FecR family protein: MNERNRQEDKWEKIVELCEEGHYLSEEELEQWSNDPEALDVCKELLRCKNAVARRFEKCAPNSEAEWERFHARQKNAASSKKTAPSRLTANHRFLWGITTGVAASFLIVFLYTWYRGYPVHENPYMVFQATESQQQVTLQTSTGKHIALTKVPLKEELHAISTSLDKADSAELTYHDVPVNTQIAIKEKIEMHVLSVPRGQNFKLVLPDGTNVWMNAESRLTYPSRFTGNERIVQLSGEAYFQVTKDHSHPFVVQTDGLQARVLGTELNVRHYVHGEVHVTLINGKVEVCHESEDGAVCLNPGEEATWTENSKWVIKNVDLDPFIYWKEGYFYFDNTPLSAVMKELGRWYNINVIFENKELMDLKIRYFCVRNETLERAVTLLNHMKKIKVSISGNTVYLR, from the coding sequence ATGAACGAACGGAACAGGCAAGAAGATAAATGGGAAAAGATAGTCGAGTTATGCGAAGAAGGACATTATCTATCCGAGGAAGAGTTGGAACAGTGGAGCAACGACCCTGAAGCACTCGATGTATGCAAAGAACTATTGCGTTGCAAAAACGCTGTGGCACGTAGGTTCGAGAAATGTGCTCCCAATTCCGAAGCTGAATGGGAACGGTTTCACGCACGGCAGAAAAATGCAGCTTCCTCCAAAAAGACGGCTCCTTCACGTCTCACGGCGAATCACCGTTTTCTATGGGGAATCACGACGGGCGTGGCGGCTTCGTTTCTGATTGTTTTTCTTTATACATGGTATAGGGGCTATCCTGTCCATGAAAATCCCTATATGGTATTTCAAGCGACCGAGAGTCAGCAGCAAGTGACACTTCAGACCAGTACGGGCAAACATATCGCTCTTACTAAAGTGCCCCTTAAAGAAGAGTTGCATGCCATCAGCACTTCCCTGGATAAGGCCGATTCCGCCGAACTTACTTATCATGATGTCCCGGTAAACACTCAAATTGCCATAAAGGAAAAGATAGAAATGCATGTACTTTCTGTTCCTCGGGGACAAAACTTCAAACTGGTGCTGCCCGATGGAACCAACGTATGGATGAATGCCGAAAGCCGTTTGACTTATCCGTCACGCTTCACAGGTAACGAACGGATTGTGCAGCTAAGTGGTGAAGCATACTTTCAGGTAACCAAAGACCACAGTCACCCGTTCGTCGTGCAAACCGACGGACTGCAAGCCAGGGTATTAGGCACGGAACTTAATGTACGTCATTATGTGCATGGTGAAGTCCATGTAACCCTTATCAATGGAAAAGTAGAAGTTTGTCATGAATCTGAGGACGGGGCCGTCTGCTTGAATCCCGGTGAAGAGGCCACTTGGACAGAAAACAGTAAATGGGTTATAAAAAATGTCGACTTGGATCCGTTTATCTATTGGAAAGAAGGCTATTTCTACTTCGACAATACGCCACTTTCTGCCGTTATGAAAGAATTGGGACGCTGGTATAATATCAACGTTATTTTTGAGAACAAAGAACTGATGGATTTAAAAATCCGCTACTTCTGTGTCCGTAACGAAACCTTGGAACGGGCCGTTACATTATTGAATCACATGAAGAAAATCAAGGTTTCCATTAGCGGAAATACGGTATATCTTCGGTAA
- a CDS encoding BatA domain-containing protein — protein sequence MRSVLKQILLYLCLFLGVATLKAQHVEYGVALDTNYMMIGDQQHLTFKAKVDPGVRIVFPRLQDTVVHGLEIISGPVRDSVKEKDGRWLLEEKYVVTAFDTGVYVVPPQPITIESQEYNNIVRTDPVGLVVNTFQVDPQKGNYDIVMPYAAPWTFAEILPYLLWVLLGIALILIFWLYWDRRRKNKPLFTPKKEEIPPYVMAIRSLDEIKGNKLWQAGKEKEYYTRLTDTVRQYLDGEFAIPAMEQTSSETMQALVNCKEVEAKERERIAEMLTTADYVKFAKFTPLQDENSRYLDAAYEFVNNTHQRVEAEIAQQQKQEEERKRQEEEQQRKEAEKSETPEDVKDK from the coding sequence ATGAGGAGTGTTTTGAAACAAATATTATTATATCTGTGCTTGTTTTTAGGGGTGGCGACCCTGAAAGCTCAGCATGTAGAATATGGGGTGGCGCTTGACACCAATTATATGATGATTGGAGATCAACAACATCTTACTTTTAAAGCGAAGGTAGACCCGGGAGTCCGGATTGTGTTCCCTCGGTTACAGGATACGGTTGTCCATGGATTGGAGATTATCTCCGGTCCTGTACGGGATTCTGTAAAAGAAAAGGATGGAAGATGGCTTTTGGAGGAAAAATATGTCGTCACTGCTTTCGATACAGGAGTATATGTTGTGCCTCCTCAGCCCATTACGATCGAAAGTCAGGAATATAATAATATTGTTCGGACCGATCCCGTAGGATTGGTGGTGAATACTTTCCAGGTAGATCCGCAAAAGGGGAATTACGATATCGTTATGCCTTATGCCGCACCCTGGACTTTTGCCGAGATTTTGCCTTATCTGTTGTGGGTTTTGTTAGGGATTGCCCTTATTCTGATCTTCTGGCTGTATTGGGACCGGAGGCGGAAGAACAAACCCTTGTTTACGCCGAAGAAAGAAGAGATTCCGCCTTATGTCATGGCTATCCGTTCCTTGGATGAAATCAAGGGCAATAAGCTTTGGCAGGCCGGAAAAGAAAAGGAATATTATACCCGATTGACGGATACCGTACGCCAATACCTTGACGGAGAGTTCGCTATACCTGCCATGGAACAGACCTCCTCCGAAACAATGCAGGCCTTGGTAAATTGTAAAGAGGTAGAAGCCAAAGAACGGGAGAGAATAGCAGAGATGTTGACGACGGCCGATTATGTGAAATTCGCTAAGTTTACTCCCTTGCAGGATGAAAATTCCCGTTATCTGGATGCCGCTTACGAATTTGTCAATAACACTCACCAACGGGTAGAGGCTGAAATTGCTCAGCAGCAGAAACAGGAAGAAGAAAGAAAACGTCAGGAAGAAGAACAACAGCGAAAAGAAGCTGAAAAAAGCGAAACTCCCGAAGACGTAAAAGATAAATGA